A single genomic interval of Candidatus Methylomirabilota bacterium harbors:
- a CDS encoding efflux RND transporter periplasmic adaptor subunit: MRRRTIAQAATVLVVLGVGLGVGKLWGERRVREAPTRGAVESAVKANAPSSMHGPGAATGKESPAPEEAIEVTLSREAIERAGIKTAVVQAAQGSLSLTVPGTVASNAYRDTKVNALVGGIVRQVSAELGAPVIRDQSLAVIFSAELAEAQMKYLSMRAMLEADHQKRERTRKLVELGAASRQEFEEILAVHAAHESELAAARQRLLLLGLADDHIARLTDASQAVAEVTVRAPSGGVVITRGVNPGQIVGAGQELFTVTDLNTVWVIGDLYEKDFAQVRVGSAAAVSIPSLPDRPLRGRVAYIDPRVDTATRTAKVRVEVPNHDTRLRLGMFVTVGFQTAPSRRVTVVPRSAIQSIGERTVVYVLVEGEEGKFIERTVALGPPLGESVQVVDGLKPGDTVVTEGSFFLRAEATRSRPGG; encoded by the coding sequence ATGAGGCGACGGACGATCGCGCAGGCGGCCACCGTTCTCGTGGTCCTGGGTGTCGGGTTGGGCGTTGGAAAGCTCTGGGGCGAGCGCCGGGTGAGAGAAGCCCCGACGCGCGGGGCGGTAGAGTCCGCGGTGAAGGCAAACGCGCCGAGCTCGATGCACGGTCCGGGCGCGGCCACCGGCAAAGAATCACCGGCCCCGGAGGAGGCCATCGAGGTCACACTCTCGCGCGAAGCCATCGAGCGGGCAGGGATCAAGACCGCCGTCGTGCAGGCCGCCCAGGGGAGTCTATCGCTCACCGTGCCAGGCACCGTGGCGTCCAACGCCTACCGCGACACCAAGGTCAACGCGCTGGTGGGCGGGATCGTCCGACAGGTGTCGGCCGAGCTTGGCGCGCCGGTGATCCGGGATCAGTCGCTGGCGGTCATTTTCAGCGCCGAGCTGGCCGAGGCCCAGATGAAGTACCTTTCGATGCGGGCGATGCTGGAGGCCGATCACCAGAAGCGCGAGCGGACGCGCAAGCTCGTGGAGCTGGGCGCCGCCAGCCGTCAGGAGTTCGAGGAGATCCTCGCCGTCCACGCCGCCCACGAATCGGAGTTGGCGGCGGCGCGCCAGCGTTTGCTCCTGCTCGGGCTCGCTGACGATCATATCGCGCGCCTCACCGACGCCTCACAGGCCGTCGCGGAGGTGACCGTGAGGGCGCCGAGTGGCGGCGTGGTCATCACGCGGGGCGTGAACCCCGGCCAGATCGTCGGTGCCGGTCAGGAGCTGTTCACGGTTACGGACCTCAACACCGTCTGGGTGATCGGCGACCTCTACGAGAAGGACTTCGCGCAGGTCCGGGTCGGCTCCGCGGCGGCGGTCAGCATCCCGTCTCTGCCCGACCGTCCCCTCCGCGGCCGCGTTGCCTATATCGATCCCCGGGTGGACACGGCGACGCGGACGGCGAAGGTCCGGGTCGAGGTGCCGAATCACGACACCCGCCTCCGCCTCGGAATGTTCGTGACCGTCGGCTTTCAGACCGCCCCCTCGCGCCGCGTGACCGTCGTGCCGCGCTCCGCGATCCAGTCGATCGGGGAGCGCACGGTCGTCTACGTGCTGGTCGAGGGCGAGGAGGGGAAGTTCATCGAGCGGACGGTCGCGCTCGGACCGCCGCTCGGCGAGTCTGTGCAGGTCGTGGACGGCCTCAAGCCGGGGGACACGGTGGTCACCGAGGGGAGCTTCTTCCTCCGCGCCGAGGCCACCCGCAGCCGGCCAGGAGGTTGA
- a CDS encoding TolC family protein: MVPRSWVPLAVSGPLLLAVVAGAPPRLCSAELSVDELVARAVEGNPDLKVARAEVDAAVGRLRQAGLRPNPMLDLGFQKALGPDNTQTIGLTVPLDLGGRRQGRVGVAERELAMKRTQALDRERRLRAEVRAKAGEYFAARRSHGVTDELLSVNRDALALVQQRVRQGAAPALDESLMLVEVNRLDASRQLLASRLEIAVLQLKALAGMAPDAPLTLRGDLVPAAPRLERDDAVRRALAARPDLEAARADVALTQARVRKEEADGRWDASINVGYQRQEMGFGLMGLTESGATRPIQDVFHFFGAGVSITLPVRNRNQGNVAAARAETEAASRREEFATLTVRQEVEAAFTQWEAAGRSLYIYERGVREVARRNLDVVRKSHELGRLGFLDVIAEQRRYIEIEQGYTEALRQLYDAAVEIRRVVNEP; the protein is encoded by the coding sequence ATGGTCCCGCGCTCGTGGGTCCCCCTCGCCGTGTCCGGGCCCCTGCTCCTGGCGGTCGTCGCCGGCGCGCCGCCGCGCCTGTGCTCGGCGGAGCTGAGTGTCGATGAGCTGGTGGCGCGCGCCGTCGAGGGGAACCCCGACCTCAAGGTGGCGCGCGCGGAGGTCGACGCCGCAGTGGGACGGCTCCGCCAAGCGGGGCTCCGGCCGAACCCCATGCTCGACCTGGGCTTCCAGAAGGCGCTCGGTCCGGACAACACCCAGACGATCGGCCTCACCGTGCCACTCGACCTCGGCGGGCGCAGGCAGGGTCGGGTCGGCGTCGCCGAGCGCGAGCTTGCGATGAAGCGCACCCAGGCGCTGGACCGCGAGCGGCGGCTCCGCGCCGAGGTGCGAGCGAAGGCCGGGGAGTACTTCGCCGCGCGGCGCAGTCACGGGGTGACCGACGAGCTGCTGAGCGTGAACCGTGACGCGCTGGCGCTCGTCCAGCAGCGAGTCCGCCAGGGCGCCGCCCCCGCCCTCGACGAGAGCCTCATGCTCGTGGAGGTGAACCGCCTGGACGCCAGCCGACAGCTGCTGGCTAGCCGCCTTGAGATCGCGGTGCTCCAGCTCAAGGCCCTGGCCGGGATGGCGCCCGACGCACCGTTGACGCTCCGTGGGGACCTTGTCCCGGCCGCGCCGCGCCTGGAGCGCGACGATGCCGTCCGCCGCGCCCTCGCGGCCCGCCCGGACCTCGAGGCGGCCCGGGCAGACGTGGCGCTCACCCAGGCCCGGGTCCGGAAGGAGGAGGCCGACGGGCGCTGGGACGCGAGCATCAACGTCGGTTACCAGCGCCAGGAGATGGGGTTCGGGCTGATGGGTCTCACCGAGAGCGGCGCCACCCGGCCCATCCAGGACGTCTTTCACTTCTTCGGGGCAGGCGTGAGCATCACGCTGCCCGTTCGCAACCGCAACCAGGGCAACGTCGCCGCCGCCCGGGCCGAGACCGAGGCCGCGTCCCGCCGCGAGGAGTTCGCGACGCTCACCGTGCGACAGGAGGTGGAGGCGGCCTTCACCCAGTGGGAGGCGGCAGGTCGCTCGCTCTATATCTACGAGCGCGGGGTGCGGGAGGTGGCCCGGCGGAACCTCGACGTCGTCCGCAAGAGCCACGAACTCGGCCGCCTCGGATTCCTCGACGTGATCGCGGAGCAGCGGCGGTACATCGAGATCGAGCAAGGGTATACCGAGGCGCTGAGGCAGCTGTACGACGCCGCCGTGGAGATTCGGCGGGTCGTCAACGAACCGTGA
- a CDS encoding FixH family protein — translation MPRRFGVVVLGLAVLVAGLGLAWGAELKPIHTQKTKDLVVRLLSESGQWKPGKNGFVLEFVSAKDNTLLDAGTVTLNTSMPMPGMAPMIAGAKLTPDQAPGRYVGTIEFPDRGTREVRVSWEGPAGRGSTKFSVPVR, via the coding sequence ATGCCGCGGCGATTTGGAGTTGTCGTGCTCGGACTGGCAGTGCTGGTGGCGGGGCTGGGGCTCGCGTGGGGGGCGGAGCTGAAGCCGATCCACACCCAGAAGACGAAGGACCTCGTGGTGCGGCTCCTGAGCGAGTCCGGTCAGTGGAAACCGGGCAAGAACGGCTTCGTGCTCGAGTTCGTATCGGCCAAGGACAACACGCTCCTCGACGCCGGCACGGTCACGCTGAACACGAGCATGCCGATGCCGGGGATGGCGCCGATGATCGCCGGCGCCAAGCTCACGCCCGACCAGGCGCCGGGGCGCTACGTCGGGACGATCGAGTTCCCCGACCGCGGCACGCGCGAGGTCAGGGTGAGCTGGGAGGGGCCCGCGGGCAGGGGCTCGACCAAGTTTTCGGTCCCGGTGCGCTGA